The following proteins are co-located in the Conyzicola lurida genome:
- a CDS encoding DarT ssDNA thymidine ADP-ribosyltransferase family protein, with translation MAKTRVTRPRASSLTAPRKPATASSLRNPPVEVGDQRIYHVTHVSNLADILSSGRLLADASDAWEKRPTVDISSDETRESRRTIVVSDENDASVASYVPFFLSPTSSVWVSVRERVADPRLSAATREAVASDYVILVSSVKSVVDAHDAEEAEREAAVVVTDGDAAHTLTRFATTREAGDRVLRKLRADEESVQILAAEYLVKDEFPFELVSLIGVANDKARDAVKAIVKGSGFSTRVAVYPPWFMRVD, from the coding sequence GTGGCGAAGACCCGAGTGACCCGGCCGCGGGCGTCGTCGCTGACGGCACCGCGCAAGCCGGCCACAGCGTCGTCGCTGCGCAACCCTCCCGTCGAGGTCGGCGACCAGCGCATCTACCACGTCACGCACGTCAGCAACCTCGCCGACATCCTCAGCTCCGGCCGCCTGCTTGCCGACGCGAGCGATGCCTGGGAGAAGCGCCCGACGGTCGACATCTCCTCCGACGAGACCCGCGAATCGCGCCGCACCATCGTCGTCTCCGACGAAAACGACGCCTCGGTCGCGAGCTACGTACCGTTCTTCCTCAGCCCCACGTCGAGCGTCTGGGTGAGCGTGCGCGAGCGAGTCGCCGACCCGCGATTGTCTGCGGCGACCCGAGAGGCCGTGGCATCCGACTACGTCATCCTGGTCAGCTCGGTGAAGAGCGTCGTCGACGCCCACGATGCCGAGGAGGCAGAGCGCGAGGCAGCGGTCGTCGTCACCGACGGCGACGCCGCCCACACCCTCACCCGCTTCGCCACGACCCGTGAGGCCGGCGACCGCGTGCTGCGCAAGCTCCGCGCCGACGAGGAGTCGGTACAGATCCTCGCCGCCGAGTACCTCGTCAAGGACGAGTTCCCGTTCGAGCTGGTCTCGCTCATCGGCGTCGCCAACGACAAGGCCCGCGACGCCGTCAAGGCGATCGTGAAGGGCTCCGGTTTCAGCACCCGTGTCGCGGTCTACCCGCCGTGGTTCATGCGGGTCGACTGA
- a CDS encoding MarR family winged helix-turn-helix transcriptional regulator, producing MEDTHWLTPEQLSAWKKFVAVVEILPGVLDTQLQRDADLTHFEYFTMAMLSEAPERTLRMTSLASATNSTLPRLSHVVSRLEKRDYIERTPCAEDRRATNATLTEEGWRKVVATAPGHVDTVRENVIEPLTETDVADLGRIMGRMLRTLDPENRFRANDV from the coding sequence ATGGAAGACACCCACTGGCTTACCCCCGAGCAGTTGAGTGCCTGGAAGAAATTCGTCGCCGTCGTCGAAATCCTCCCCGGCGTGCTCGACACCCAGCTGCAGCGTGACGCCGACCTCACCCACTTCGAGTACTTCACGATGGCCATGCTCTCCGAGGCACCCGAGCGCACGCTCCGCATGACCTCGCTCGCCTCCGCCACCAACTCCACGCTCCCGCGTCTTTCGCACGTCGTCTCCCGGCTCGAGAAGCGCGACTACATCGAGCGCACACCGTGTGCCGAGGACCGTCGCGCGACCAACGCCACCCTCACCGAGGAGGGTTGGCGCAAGGTGGTCGCGACCGCTCCCGGACACGTCGACACCGTGCGTGAGAACGTCATCGAGCCTCTCACCGAGACGGACGTCGCAGACCTCGGCCGGATCATGGGACGCATGTTGCGCACGCTCGACCCCGAGAACCGCTTCCGCGCGAACGACGTCTAG
- a CDS encoding GmrSD restriction endonuclease domain-containing protein: MTQQYRRRTRRTRLTPLTTLIVVAAVAGALLYTASQQTDAAPDAAPTTQAAPAATGVPAATGSWADSAAVLATLPIKGRAPKTGYDREGQFGTAWVDVDRNGCDTRNDVLARDLTATTLSGPCRVLTGSLLDPYTGTTIAFVRGNDTSSLVQIDHVVALLNAWESGAQQLSPERRVELANDPLNLLAVDGPTNSSKGAGDAATWLPPDTAFRCEYVARQIAVKAAYALWVTQAEHDAMTRVLGGCS; the protein is encoded by the coding sequence GTGACCCAGCAGTACCGCCGCCGCACCCGGCGCACCCGTCTCACCCCGCTCACGACGCTCATCGTCGTCGCCGCTGTCGCGGGAGCCCTGCTCTACACGGCCAGTCAGCAGACGGATGCCGCGCCCGACGCCGCCCCGACGACACAGGCCGCTCCGGCCGCGACGGGCGTCCCTGCCGCGACGGGCTCGTGGGCCGACAGTGCCGCGGTCCTGGCCACGCTGCCGATCAAGGGGCGCGCGCCGAAGACCGGGTACGACCGCGAGGGCCAGTTCGGCACGGCCTGGGTCGACGTGGACCGCAACGGGTGCGACACCCGCAATGACGTGCTCGCCCGCGACCTCACCGCCACCACGCTCAGCGGCCCGTGCCGCGTTCTGACCGGTTCGTTGCTCGACCCGTACACCGGCACGACGATCGCGTTCGTGCGGGGCAACGACACATCGTCACTCGTGCAGATCGACCACGTCGTCGCCCTGCTCAACGCGTGGGAGTCGGGCGCCCAGCAGCTCAGCCCCGAGCGGCGGGTCGAACTGGCGAACGACCCCCTCAACCTGCTGGCGGTCGACGGCCCGACGAACAGCTCGAAGGGTGCGGGCGATGCCGCCACGTGGTTGCCGCCCGACACGGCATTCCGCTGCGAGTACGTGGCCCGGCAGATCGCGGTCAAGGCCGCCTATGCGCTCTGGGTGACCCAGGCGGAGCACGATGCCATGACGCGTGTTCTCGGCGGCTGTTCGTAG
- a CDS encoding SGNH/GDSL hydrolase family protein: protein MRDAIAHRIVNALGRPFVRVWLASAEMSAPWLPRPDGPGAPQPEHDADRLLLVGNGAAVGYGVLTHDLSLAGHLGRQLTVANGRPAHVSVLADGSMTWGSAAALLPDAHLDPYDAIVLTVGVNEALGLASAEQVRRACAGVLDYLASPRAPKLRIIVVGIPPLRSISSVPPSVEWLVDRHAAVLNSVVSEVCGSRDLVTFVPFAPEPGRDRRRYRSTETYREWAALIVPATAEALARECPTGSAVADDDLRHPST from the coding sequence GTGCGCGATGCGATCGCGCACCGGATCGTCAACGCGCTCGGACGCCCGTTCGTGCGCGTGTGGCTCGCGTCGGCCGAGATGTCGGCGCCGTGGTTGCCCCGACCCGACGGGCCGGGCGCGCCGCAACCAGAGCACGACGCCGACCGATTGCTTCTGGTGGGTAACGGCGCTGCCGTCGGCTACGGCGTGCTCACCCACGACCTGTCTTTGGCGGGTCATCTCGGCCGGCAGCTCACCGTCGCGAACGGACGGCCCGCACACGTCTCGGTGCTCGCCGACGGTTCGATGACCTGGGGGTCGGCGGCGGCACTGCTCCCCGACGCGCACCTGGACCCGTACGACGCAATCGTGCTCACCGTCGGGGTCAACGAGGCGCTGGGGCTCGCATCGGCGGAACAGGTGCGGCGCGCCTGCGCCGGCGTTCTCGACTACCTCGCGTCGCCCCGCGCCCCCAAGCTGCGGATCATCGTCGTCGGCATCCCGCCGCTGCGGTCGATTTCGTCGGTTCCGCCTTCGGTCGAATGGTTGGTCGACCGGCACGCGGCCGTGTTGAACTCGGTGGTGAGCGAGGTGTGCGGGTCGCGCGACCTGGTCACCTTCGTGCCGTTCGCGCCGGAACCCGGCCGCGACCGGCGTCGCTACCGCAGCACCGAGACCTACCGCGAGTGGGCGGCGCTGATCGTGCCGGCGACCGCGGAAGCACTGGCGCGCGAATGCCCGACCGGCTCCGCGGTTGCCGATGACGATCTCCGACACCCGTCGACGTAA
- a CDS encoding NAD(P)H-binding protein yields MTTIAITGSTGHVGGLVARSLAPLPQRLVVRDASRAPALDGAEIVEASYSDAAAAVSALDGVDLLFMVSAAEAVDRRAQHRSFIAAAAAAGVKHIVYTSFFGADPEAVFTLGRDHADAELAIRESGLAFTILRDNFYSDLLPYFADDAGVIRGPAGEGSVAAVARADVADVVVAILRDPAAHENQIYELTGPESLTLHEVAARAGAALGRALTYQPETVEEARESRAHYGAEPWQMDAWVSTYTAIADGEVSRVTDDVRRITGADARTIEAAIAASS; encoded by the coding sequence ATGACCACCATCGCCATCACCGGTTCCACCGGCCACGTGGGCGGCCTCGTCGCTCGTTCCCTCGCGCCCCTGCCGCAGCGCCTCGTCGTTCGTGACGCCTCGCGGGCACCGGCGCTCGACGGCGCTGAGATCGTCGAAGCGTCATATTCGGATGCCGCGGCCGCCGTCTCCGCTCTCGACGGAGTCGACCTGCTGTTCATGGTCTCCGCCGCCGAGGCCGTCGACCGCCGGGCGCAGCACCGCTCGTTCATCGCCGCAGCGGCCGCCGCCGGCGTGAAGCACATCGTCTACACGTCGTTCTTCGGGGCAGACCCGGAGGCCGTCTTCACCCTCGGTCGCGACCACGCCGACGCCGAGCTCGCCATCCGTGAATCGGGGCTCGCCTTCACGATCCTTCGGGACAACTTCTACTCCGACCTGCTGCCGTACTTCGCCGACGACGCGGGCGTGATCCGCGGACCGGCGGGGGAGGGGAGCGTCGCCGCGGTCGCCCGGGCCGACGTCGCCGACGTCGTGGTCGCGATCCTCCGCGACCCGGCCGCGCACGAAAATCAGATCTACGAGCTCACCGGGCCGGAATCGCTCACGCTGCACGAGGTCGCCGCGCGCGCGGGTGCGGCGCTCGGCCGCGCACTGACCTACCAGCCGGAGACGGTGGAGGAGGCCCGCGAGTCGCGCGCCCACTACGGCGCGGAACCGTGGCAGATGGACGCCTGGGTCAGCACGTACACGGCCATCGCCGACGGCGAAGTCTCGCGGGTGACCGACGATGTCCGCCGGATCACGGGAGCGGACGCGCGCACCATCGAGGCGGCCATCGCTGCGTCGTCGTAG
- a CDS encoding Pr6Pr family membrane protein codes for MTTMSYPHHEHAVRSHAQATGARRMFGLLRLAAAAAVAVALSAQITDLVVNDALVPENYFSYFTVQSSLINIVVLATGGVLALRWRDDPERFTAVRMTTVAFAVLTAAVYNVLLRGIPPEGYVGPQWPGEVMHVAIPVVIVLDWLLSPGRPALHWDRVWLALVYPFVWLAFTLVRGVVTGWYPYPFLNPDGPDGPVSVIVYVAVLFALILAVAAVAVGISRLGGRHTPR; via the coding sequence ATGACGACGATGTCTTACCCGCACCACGAGCACGCCGTGCGGTCGCACGCCCAGGCCACCGGGGCCCGCCGGATGTTCGGGCTGCTGCGGCTGGCGGCTGCAGCAGCGGTCGCCGTGGCCCTCAGCGCACAGATCACCGACCTCGTGGTGAACGACGCTCTGGTTCCCGAGAACTATTTCAGCTACTTCACGGTGCAGTCGAGTCTGATCAATATCGTGGTGCTGGCCACCGGCGGCGTCCTCGCCCTGCGCTGGCGCGACGACCCCGAGCGGTTCACCGCGGTGCGGATGACGACGGTCGCGTTCGCGGTCCTCACCGCCGCCGTCTACAACGTGTTGCTGCGCGGGATTCCGCCCGAGGGCTACGTGGGGCCGCAGTGGCCCGGCGAAGTGATGCACGTCGCGATTCCCGTCGTGATCGTGCTCGACTGGCTCCTCTCGCCCGGCAGGCCGGCGTTGCACTGGGACCGGGTCTGGCTCGCGCTCGTCTACCCGTTCGTGTGGCTCGCCTTCACCCTGGTGCGCGGCGTCGTCACCGGGTGGTACCCCTACCCGTTCCTCAACCCCGACGGGCCCGACGGCCCGGTGAGCGTGATCGTCTACGTGGCGGTGCTATTCGCGCTCATCCTCGCGGTGGCGGCCGTCGCCGTGGGCATCAGCCGTCTCGGCGGCAGGCACACGCCTCGGTGA
- a CDS encoding GNAT family N-acetyltransferase, producing the protein MQISDATPDDWSAIWPFLRDIVAEGATYCWPGDTTEEAARAWWTGKPGGSVFVARDGDGTVLGTAEMHPNQPAAGSHVANAGFMVAPSAAGRGIGRALASFVIDRARADGFRAMQFNAVVETNTRAVGLWQSLGFRILTTVPEAFAHPEHGLVGLHVMHRPLTD; encoded by the coding sequence ATGCAGATCAGCGACGCCACCCCCGACGACTGGAGCGCCATCTGGCCGTTCCTCCGCGACATCGTGGCGGAGGGGGCGACCTACTGCTGGCCCGGCGACACCACGGAAGAGGCCGCACGGGCCTGGTGGACGGGAAAGCCGGGCGGCAGCGTGTTCGTCGCGCGCGACGGGGACGGCACCGTGCTCGGCACCGCGGAGATGCATCCGAACCAGCCCGCGGCCGGGTCACACGTGGCGAACGCGGGCTTTATGGTCGCGCCATCCGCCGCCGGTCGGGGAATCGGGCGTGCCCTCGCCAGCTTCGTGATCGACCGTGCGCGGGCCGACGGGTTCCGCGCCATGCAGTTCAACGCGGTGGTCGAGACCAACACGCGGGCGGTCGGGCTCTGGCAGTCGCTCGGGTTCCGCATCCTCACGACGGTGCCGGAGGCCTTCGCGCACCCCGAGCACGGTCTGGTCGGCCTGCACGTGATGCACCGGCCGCTGACCGACTGA
- a CDS encoding exonuclease domain-containing protein, whose translation MRGYAVIDLVTTGPLPGEHDRVIEVAVVHADAAGRATGEWDTLVNPGGDLGTTSGHGIRTSDAMLAPTFAQIAPELLELLAGRVIVAHNAAVETRFLAVELERLGVRTRVPQPTLCTMQLARRYLPDAGRSLAETAAAMGIVLDREHRASADARATAELLGAFIRMDPLSGDWREIERVDGADWPRLAPTGFSFTPRPASARARPLAG comes from the coding sequence GTGCGGGGCTACGCCGTTATCGACCTCGTCACGACCGGTCCGTTACCCGGCGAGCACGACCGTGTGATCGAAGTCGCCGTGGTGCACGCGGATGCCGCGGGGCGGGCGACCGGCGAATGGGACACCCTCGTCAACCCCGGCGGTGATCTCGGCACCACCTCCGGCCACGGCATCCGCACGAGCGACGCGATGCTCGCACCGACCTTCGCCCAGATCGCGCCGGAACTGCTGGAACTGCTGGCCGGACGGGTCATCGTGGCACATAACGCGGCCGTCGAGACCCGTTTTCTCGCGGTCGAACTCGAACGGCTCGGGGTTCGGACGCGCGTGCCACAGCCCACCCTGTGCACGATGCAGCTCGCGCGACGCTATCTGCCGGACGCCGGTCGATCACTGGCCGAGACCGCGGCGGCGATGGGGATCGTCCTCGATCGCGAGCACCGGGCATCCGCGGACGCGCGTGCGACCGCCGAACTGCTCGGGGCCTTCATCCGGATGGATCCGCTCAGCGGCGACTGGAGAGAGATCGAGCGAGTGGATGGCGCGGACTGGCCGCGTCTCGCCCCCACGGGCTTCTCGTTCACGCCGAGGCCCGCTTCCGCGAGGGCGCGCCCCCTCGCCGGATGA
- a CDS encoding mycoredoxin encodes MSTSAPADRAQYIPDAGSVLMFSTTWCGYCKNLKSQLDKAGVAYTEVNIEEVEGTAELVASVNGGNQTVPTLVFPDGSTATNPSLADVQARLG; translated from the coding sequence ATGAGCACTTCCGCACCCGCCGACCGCGCCCAGTACATCCCCGACGCCGGATCGGTGCTGATGTTCAGCACGACGTGGTGCGGCTACTGCAAGAACCTCAAGTCGCAGCTCGACAAGGCCGGCGTCGCCTACACCGAGGTCAACATCGAAGAGGTCGAGGGCACCGCCGAACTGGTGGCCTCGGTCAACGGGGGCAACCAGACGGTGCCCACCCTCGTCTTCCCCGACGGCAGCACCGCGACCAACCCGTCGCTCGCCGACGTGCAGGCGCGCCTGGGCTAG
- a CDS encoding S9 family peptidase has protein sequence MSLQPPIAPKVPLERVHHNDVVVDNYEWLREKENPDVVAHLEEENAYTDAQTAGLAVLREKLFEEIKGRTRETDLSVPVRNGDWWYYTRTVEGQQYGIHCRAPISDPADWTPPALETLAGEQILLDDNVEAEGLDFYSLGSFDVNGDGTLLLYAVDTEGDERYTLRIRDLATGRDLADVVEGTSAGATFDATGAFAFYTTVDDAWRPDTVWRHAVGTAASADVSVFHEPDERYWVGVGLMRSRRYLEIELGSKITSEALILSADDPTGEFSVVWPRREGVEYSIEHAVIDGADRLLIVHNDGAVDFEVVDVAADDPAGDRRALVPHERDTRIESIDAFAGHLVLEYRRDALPRIAVARLGEPRVEFAEIPFAETLFTVGAGGNPDWNQPVVRLHYGSFVTPATVNDYDVATGELRLLKQQEVLGGYDPSLFVQRREWATADDGTRVPISLVYRGDLVSADAPAPTVLYGYGSYETSIDPSFTISRLSLLDRGVVFAVAHVRGGGELGRDWYEQGKTLTKTNTFTDFVASARHLAAIGLTTPEMLVAEGGSAGGLLMGAVANLAPEAFAGILAVVPFVDPLTSILDPSLPLTVIEWDEWGNPLADAEVYRLMKSYSPYENVREVEYPRILAVTSINDTRVLYVEPAKWVARLREVGADVLLKTEMSAGHGGVSGRYEAWRKRAFELAWVLDVLGRCDQG, from the coding sequence ATGTCGCTCCAGCCCCCGATTGCCCCCAAGGTCCCCCTCGAACGCGTGCACCATAACGACGTGGTCGTCGACAACTACGAGTGGTTGCGCGAGAAAGAGAACCCCGACGTCGTCGCGCACCTCGAGGAGGAGAACGCGTATACCGACGCGCAGACGGCCGGGCTCGCGGTGCTGCGCGAGAAACTGTTCGAGGAGATCAAGGGCCGCACCCGCGAAACCGACCTGAGTGTGCCGGTGCGCAACGGCGACTGGTGGTACTACACCCGCACGGTCGAGGGCCAGCAGTACGGCATCCACTGCCGCGCGCCGATCTCAGACCCTGCCGACTGGACTCCCCCGGCCCTCGAGACCCTGGCCGGCGAGCAGATCCTGCTCGACGACAATGTCGAAGCCGAGGGCCTGGACTTCTACTCGCTCGGCAGTTTCGACGTGAACGGCGACGGCACGCTGCTGCTCTACGCGGTCGACACCGAGGGCGACGAGCGCTACACACTCCGTATCCGCGACCTCGCCACCGGTCGGGATCTCGCCGACGTGGTCGAGGGGACCTCCGCCGGGGCCACCTTCGACGCCACCGGCGCGTTCGCCTTCTACACGACCGTCGACGATGCGTGGAGACCCGACACCGTCTGGCGCCACGCCGTCGGCACCGCGGCCTCCGCCGACGTCAGCGTCTTCCACGAACCCGACGAACGCTACTGGGTGGGCGTCGGTCTTATGCGCAGCCGCCGCTACCTCGAGATCGAACTCGGCTCCAAGATCACCAGCGAGGCGCTCATCCTCAGCGCCGACGACCCGACCGGCGAGTTCTCCGTCGTCTGGCCGCGCCGCGAGGGTGTCGAGTACTCGATCGAGCACGCGGTGATCGACGGTGCCGACCGTCTGCTCATCGTCCACAACGACGGTGCCGTCGATTTCGAGGTCGTGGATGTCGCGGCCGACGACCCCGCCGGCGACCGCCGCGCCCTGGTCCCCCACGAGCGCGACACGCGAATCGAGAGCATCGACGCGTTCGCCGGGCACCTCGTACTCGAGTACCGCCGTGACGCCCTGCCGCGCATCGCGGTCGCGCGCCTGGGCGAACCGCGGGTCGAATTCGCCGAAATCCCGTTCGCCGAGACGCTCTTCACCGTCGGCGCAGGCGGCAACCCCGACTGGAACCAGCCCGTCGTCCGTCTGCACTACGGCAGCTTCGTGACACCCGCCACCGTCAACGACTACGACGTCGCGACCGGAGAGCTGCGCCTGCTCAAGCAGCAGGAGGTGCTGGGCGGATACGACCCGTCGCTCTTCGTGCAGCGTCGCGAGTGGGCGACGGCCGACGACGGCACGCGCGTGCCGATCTCGCTGGTCTACCGCGGCGACCTCGTTTCCGCCGATGCGCCCGCCCCGACCGTGCTCTACGGCTACGGCTCCTACGAGACGTCGATCGACCCCTCGTTCACCATCTCGCGGTTGAGCCTCCTCGACCGCGGTGTCGTCTTCGCCGTGGCCCACGTGCGCGGCGGCGGCGAGCTCGGCCGCGACTGGTACGAGCAGGGCAAGACCCTCACCAAGACCAACACGTTCACCGACTTCGTCGCGAGCGCCCGCCACCTTGCCGCCATCGGCCTCACCACCCCGGAGATGCTCGTCGCCGAGGGCGGCAGCGCGGGCGGCCTGCTGATGGGCGCTGTCGCCAACCTCGCCCCGGAGGCGTTCGCCGGAATCCTCGCCGTCGTGCCGTTCGTCGACCCGCTCACCAGCATCCTCGACCCGTCCCTGCCGCTCACCGTCATCGAGTGGGACGAGTGGGGCAACCCGCTCGCCGACGCCGAGGTGTACCGCCTGATGAAGTCGTACTCGCCCTACGAGAACGTGCGCGAGGTCGAGTACCCGCGCATCCTCGCGGTCACCAGCATCAACGACACCCGCGTGCTCTACGTCGAGCCGGCGAAATGGGTGGCGCGGCTGCGTGAGGTCGGCGCCGACGTGCTGCTCAAGACCGAGATGAGCGCCGGCCACGGCGGCGTCAGCGGGCGCTACGAGGCCTGGCGCAAGCGCGCCTTCGAGCTCGCCTGGGTGCTCGATGTGCTGGGTCGGTGCGACCAGGGGTAG
- a CDS encoding GAF domain-containing protein, whose amino-acid sequence MLDGIVRTLARPGVRLWLSSTALERSAIPQPPGAAVVHTAGTNPARILLIGSGAAIGFGVLSHELALAGHLARQLSTVSGRAVDMDIVVDREMTAATMIGELERLPLARYDVVIVNVGLIEALGFISVSHWRENLGRVFDRLRILGHSEQQIYAVGIPPLPALQKYPAAITTLAGRHARLLNSELEVETDGRERVSFLPFEPPPALDTDRFRSSSTYSRWAELISAPIAARIGIPTADADTESMGPLDELARQSTLDALQILDTAPEERFDRITLTARDLLGTTSAAITFVDQNRHWFKSRLGVDMSEMPRFSSLCDITIQRREHFAIENAAADPRFADNPMVVAEPYLRFYAGYPIEAPNGVRVGTLSVFDPNPRTFSEADAALLRGLALMVQNELRTQD is encoded by the coding sequence ATGCTCGACGGAATCGTGAGAACTCTGGCGCGACCAGGAGTGCGACTCTGGTTGTCGTCGACGGCTCTCGAGCGGTCCGCCATTCCCCAACCACCCGGCGCAGCCGTCGTGCACACCGCCGGCACCAATCCGGCGCGCATCCTTCTCATCGGCAGCGGCGCGGCGATCGGGTTCGGGGTACTGTCACACGAACTCGCGCTGGCGGGCCACCTCGCCCGCCAGCTCTCCACCGTCTCCGGACGCGCGGTGGACATGGACATCGTGGTCGACCGGGAGATGACCGCCGCGACGATGATCGGCGAACTCGAGCGGCTGCCGCTGGCCCGCTACGACGTCGTCATCGTCAACGTCGGGCTCATCGAAGCCCTCGGATTCATATCCGTCTCGCACTGGCGGGAAAACCTCGGGCGAGTGTTCGACCGGCTGCGTATCCTCGGGCATTCGGAACAGCAGATCTACGCGGTCGGAATCCCTCCGCTTCCCGCCCTGCAGAAATACCCTGCGGCCATCACGACGCTCGCCGGACGGCACGCGCGGCTCCTCAATTCCGAGTTGGAGGTCGAGACGGATGGGCGGGAGCGGGTCTCGTTCCTGCCGTTCGAACCGCCGCCCGCGCTCGACACCGACCGCTTCCGCAGCTCGTCGACCTACTCCCGCTGGGCGGAACTCATCTCGGCGCCGATCGCGGCACGGATCGGCATCCCCACGGCAGATGCCGACACGGAGTCGATGGGCCCGCTCGACGAACTCGCCCGGCAGAGCACGCTCGACGCGCTGCAGATTCTCGACACGGCTCCGGAGGAACGGTTCGACCGCATCACGCTCACTGCCCGCGACCTCCTCGGAACCACGTCTGCAGCGATCACCTTCGTCGACCAGAACAGGCACTGGTTCAAGTCGCGTCTCGGCGTCGACATGTCGGAGATGCCCCGGTTCAGTTCGCTCTGCGACATCACTATCCAGCGCCGCGAACACTTCGCCATCGAGAACGCCGCGGCCGACCCGCGGTTCGCCGACAACCCGATGGTGGTCGCGGAACCGTATCTGCGGTTCTACGCGGGCTACCCGATCGAAGCGCCGAACGGTGTGCGAGTCGGAACACTCAGCGTGTTCGACCCCAACCCGCGCACCTTCTCCGAAGCCGACGCGGCGCTGCTGCGCGGACTCGCGCTCATGGTGCAGAACGAGTTGCGGACGCAGGACTGA
- a CDS encoding GNAT family N-acetyltransferase: MNHNYRDAPVDTKSAESLATQNLTLATVDTTDAAAFGSWLQAESRGFHDGTVDDEMIAAWVEGLAYRRTTGVFDGTTTDTAAPVATVSSWIAPLTVPGRRTVDAWAISAVTVAPTHRRRGVARDLLESELRTAAALGVPLATLTVSEATIYGRFGFAPSVMAADWTINTRRATWTGTVPHGRVQFISIDEFLEQGPAILEAARLASPGQVEPWPLLWKRIAGRVPGDKDASKNIRVVRYDDVAGDPQGFAVYRMIENTGEMFGFTLDVLFQTSTTDDAYAGLWRFLVEMDLTTEITAKLRAVDEAFSWQVSDFRSARKTTQRDHLWTRIIDVKAALEARDYSAHGTIVLEVADPLGFAEGRYLLTIADDGAATVDLLLGDVPDDAAHVALSVNALSAIYLGGVSAVTLTRAGRITEVREGSSSALDASFRSAVTPWLSIWF, encoded by the coding sequence GTGAACCACAACTACCGCGATGCCCCCGTCGACACGAAGTCCGCAGAATCCCTCGCCACGCAGAACCTGACCCTGGCGACGGTCGATACGACGGATGCCGCGGCATTCGGTTCCTGGCTGCAGGCGGAGTCGCGCGGCTTCCACGACGGCACCGTCGACGACGAGATGATCGCCGCATGGGTCGAGGGTCTCGCCTACCGCCGCACCACGGGTGTCTTCGACGGGACCACGACGGATACCGCGGCCCCCGTCGCCACTGTCAGCTCGTGGATCGCTCCCCTCACCGTGCCCGGGCGACGCACCGTCGACGCGTGGGCGATCAGCGCCGTCACCGTCGCGCCCACCCACCGTCGCCGCGGCGTCGCCCGCGACCTGCTCGAGTCCGAGCTGCGCACCGCGGCCGCGCTCGGCGTGCCGCTGGCCACCCTGACCGTCTCCGAGGCCACGATCTACGGCCGCTTCGGCTTCGCCCCGTCGGTGATGGCCGCCGACTGGACGATCAACACCCGCCGCGCGACCTGGACCGGTACCGTGCCGCACGGCCGCGTGCAGTTCATCAGCATCGATGAGTTCCTCGAGCAGGGACCCGCGATCCTCGAGGCCGCGCGCCTCGCCTCCCCCGGCCAAGTCGAGCCGTGGCCGCTGCTCTGGAAGCGCATCGCCGGCCGCGTGCCCGGCGACAAGGACGCGTCGAAGAACATCCGCGTCGTGCGCTACGACGATGTCGCCGGCGACCCGCAGGGCTTCGCGGTCTACCGCATGATCGAGAACACGGGCGAGATGTTCGGGTTCACGCTCGACGTGCTGTTCCAGACCTCGACGACAGACGACGCCTACGCGGGCCTCTGGCGCTTCCTGGTCGAGATGGACCTCACCACCGAGATCACCGCCAAACTGCGAGCGGTCGACGAGGCGTTCTCCTGGCAGGTCTCCGACTTCCGCTCCGCCCGCAAAACGACGCAGCGAGACCACCTCTGGACGCGCATCATCGACGTGAAGGCCGCGCTCGAGGCCCGCGACTACAGCGCCCACGGCACCATCGTGCTCGAGGTCGCCGACCCGCTCGGATTCGCCGAGGGCCGCTACCTGCTGACGATCGCCGACGACGGCGCGGCCACCGTAGACCTGCTCCTCGGCGATGTGCCGGATGACGCGGCGCACGTCGCGCTGAGCGTCAACGCCCTCAGCGCGATCTACCTCGGCGGCGTCTCCGCGGTCACGCTCACGCGCGCCGGCCGCATCACCGAGGTGCGCGAGGGGTCGTCGAGCGCGCTCGACGCGTCATTCCGCTCAGCGGTGACGCCGTGGTTGAGCATCTGGTTCTAG